A DNA window from Myxosarcina sp. GI1 contains the following coding sequences:
- a CDS encoding type II toxin-antitoxin system VapC family toxin → MVIDSSALIAIFCDEPERPDFNRQIAAASRRLISAASVLETSIVLE, encoded by the coding sequence CTTCAGCGTTAATAGCGATTTTTTGTGACGAACCAGAACGCCCCGATTTCAATCGCCAAATAGCAGCAGCTTCGCGTCGTCTTATTTCTGCTGCTTCGGTTCTCGAAACTAGCATTGTTTTGGAAAA